From a region of the Zonotrichia albicollis isolate bZonAlb1 chromosome 5, bZonAlb1.hap1, whole genome shotgun sequence genome:
- the GIMD1 gene encoding GTPase IMAP family member GIMD1 has protein sequence MADSNEMTINLVVLGKTQTGKSAAGNSLLGSADFESRLCPSSVTTRCSLGRSARISGLIRRNSRESALRVRVLDTPSYPHSALGKQQVRDTVRAALAQHFGEQGLHLALLVLRADLPLCPDESHDTLQLIQELLGPTWKDFTAVLLTHADKAREAGYSEETYLQSASSTLLSLLSSVQHKYIFLDNHNSIIREERNIVLRKLLNFIQRNNYQVLLKHSKE, from the exons ATGGCAGACAGCAATGAGATGACCATCAACCTTGTTGTGCTTGGAAAGACTCAGACTGGCAAAAGTgctgctgggaacagcctgcTGGGCAGCGCAGACTTCGAGAGCCGTCTGTGCCCCAGCTCTGTGACCACGCGCTGCAGCCTGGGACGCAGCGCCCGCATTTCGGGGCTCATCCGGAGGAACAGCCGCGAGTCAGCGCTGCGCGTCCGAGTGCTGGACACCCCCAGCTACCCTCACAGTGCTCTGGGCAAACAGCAAGTGAGGGACACcgtgagagcagccctggctcagcACTTCGGGGAGCAAGGCCTGCACTTGGCCCTCTTGGTCCTCAGGGCTGACCTGCCTCTGTGTCCAGATGAAAGCCATGACACACTTCAGCTCATCcag GAACTTCTGGGTCCCACGTGGAAGGATTTCACTGCAGTCCTACTTACTCATGCAGACAAGGCAAGAGAGGCTGGATACAGTGAGGAAACATATTTGCAGAGCGCCTCAAGTACCCTGTTGTCACTTTTGAGCTCGGTACAGCATAAATACATCTTCCTAGACAACCACAACAGCATAATTAGAGAGGAAAGAAATATTGTCTTAAGAAAGCTCTTGAATTTCATACAAAGAAATAATTATCAAGTACTACTTAAACACAGCAAGGAATAA